From Mucilaginibacter rubeus, a single genomic window includes:
- a CDS encoding DUF4200 domain-containing protein, with amino-acid sequence MKALTIVIFISFAFYTRLYAQNTFPASGNVGVGTNAPTAPLDVRGDIKWGPGSTGMLVSDVNGGIELGPVSSTGAVPYFDFHFGSGTSQDYNVRLQNSANNEFTIQTNSGGTVFAVTGSTVGIGTTDTKGYKLGVNGSMIATSVTVKLYGSWADYVFKPTYKLPSLSAVKSYIQQHRHLPEIPSAEEIEKDGLNVGEMNKLLMKKVEELTLYAIENEQKDKEKDKLLTTLQAQIDLLKEQLTAVQKEIKK; translated from the coding sequence ATGAAAGCACTAACAATAGTAATATTTATCAGTTTCGCTTTTTACACTCGTTTATATGCACAAAACACATTTCCGGCATCAGGAAATGTCGGTGTTGGCACGAATGCGCCAACCGCCCCTCTCGATGTAAGAGGAGATATCAAATGGGGACCTGGGAGTACCGGCATGCTTGTTTCGGACGTTAACGGCGGTATTGAACTTGGCCCGGTTTCAAGCACGGGGGCCGTGCCGTATTTCGATTTTCATTTTGGTTCAGGTACATCACAGGATTATAATGTACGATTGCAAAATTCGGCTAATAATGAATTTACCATCCAAACTAATTCAGGAGGAACTGTATTTGCAGTCACAGGAAGCACGGTGGGCATCGGCACAACAGATACCAAGGGCTATAAACTGGGGGTTAACGGCAGTATGATCGCCACTTCCGTTACCGTTAAGCTGTATGGTAGCTGGGCGGATTATGTCTTTAAACCGACCTATAAATTACCGTCGTTAAGTGCTGTTAAATCTTACATACAACAACATCGGCATTTGCCCGAAATCCCGTCTGCCGAAGAAATAGAAAAAGACGGGTTGAATGTAGGCGAGATGAACAAGTTGTTGATGAAGAAAGTGGAAGAGCTGACGTTGTACGCGATAGAGAACGAGCAAAAGGATAAGGAAAAAGACAAACTACTTACGACGCTCCAGGCACAGATCGATTTGCTAAAAGAGCAACTGACGGCTGTTCAAAAGGAGATAAAAAAATAA
- a CDS encoding NUMOD1 domain-containing DNA-binding protein, which yields MIDLRVTLTIENRAYYFNTRRLIYKTFIDPRLDYNKDGLYVINTDNNGYNNRPENLKLVTKSEKQKRAVQRDRVLPYLKTADRSGWKKNYSTSKPVAQYDLEGNLIKNYPSVKEASRQVKLGDKAIIQVAKGLYKQWNGFVWRYI from the coding sequence ATGATTGATCTTAGGGTAACCCTTACCATCGAAAACAGGGCTTATTATTTTAATACCCGGAGGTTGATTTATAAAACTTTTATTGATCCACGTCTGGATTACAACAAAGACGGCCTGTATGTAATCAATACAGACAATAACGGCTACAACAACCGCCCGGAAAATTTAAAATTGGTGACAAAAAGTGAAAAGCAAAAACGGGCCGTTCAACGGGACCGCGTATTGCCCTATCTTAAAACGGCCGACAGGTCCGGTTGGAAAAAGAACTATTCAACCAGCAAACCTGTTGCCCAGTATGACCTGGAAGGAAACCTGATCAAAAATTATCCGAGCGTTAAAGAAGCGTCCAGGCAAGTGAAGCTGGGAGACAAAGCCATTATCCAGGTAGCAAAGGGATTATATAAACAATGGAACGGTTTTGTTTGGAGATATATTTAA
- a CDS encoding SDR family NAD(P)-dependent oxidoreductase, producing MIRLVNEAVDWQDRIDVWVNNAGVLAAGDFDKTPMAVHEQVIKTNLLGYMNGAHAVLPIIKEQEWGTLINIISIGGYLPVPYGAGYTAAKFGLRGWSEALKAELSAWPEIYVCDLFPAFLDTPGISHAGNYTGKVLKPGPPVYDPARLAQAMVKVTASPASNNYVGSISRLFKLSHTLFPGLTVKAAGTVMRRYFGSAGPITMTDGNVFTTVDYGMSTHGRFGLAGKPKAHRKYIAAALLAGLALGTAIIGSRR from the coding sequence ATGATCAGGCTGGTGAATGAAGCTGTCGACTGGCAGGACAGGATAGATGTCTGGGTCAATAACGCCGGGGTGCTTGCAGCCGGGGACTTTGATAAAACACCTATGGCGGTGCATGAGCAGGTGATCAAAACCAATTTATTGGGTTATATGAACGGGGCACACGCTGTGCTTCCCATTATCAAGGAGCAGGAGTGGGGTACGCTCATCAACATTATATCAATCGGCGGCTACCTGCCGGTGCCTTATGGCGCCGGGTATACAGCAGCTAAATTCGGGCTGCGCGGCTGGTCGGAGGCGCTAAAGGCAGAACTTTCAGCCTGGCCTGAGATTTATGTGTGCGATCTGTTTCCGGCATTCCTGGATACGCCGGGCATCTCCCATGCCGGTAACTATACCGGTAAGGTGTTGAAGCCGGGGCCTCCGGTTTATGACCCGGCGAGGCTTGCGCAGGCCATGGTAAAGGTGACTGCTTCTCCCGCATCGAATAACTATGTAGGAAGTATATCCCGGTTGTTTAAATTATCACACACCTTGTTTCCTGGACTCACGGTTAAGGCAGCCGGAACTGTCATGCGTCGTTATTTTGGATCAGCAGGGCCGATCACTATGACCGATGGCAATGTTTTTACAACCGTTGATTACGGCATGAGTACCCATGGCCGGTTCGGCTTAGCGGGAAAGCCAAAAGCTCATCGCAAATATATCGCTGCGGCGTTGTTGGCCGGCCTGGCTTTGGGAACTGCTATTATCGGTAGCAGGCGATGA
- a CDS encoding RNA polymerase sigma-70 factor → MIRYSKISDTQLLGLLDKSDHSAYTEIYQRYFKLIFRHAFKKLRDEEVARDVVQDVFAGLWLKRSSCAVEANLAGYLYMAVRNRIFNFWAHEKVESAYWASLVDDVGMERFADAPTDHRIRERQLMDYIELQVQELPPKMRRIFELSRKEYLSHKEIAERLDTSEGNVSKQVGNALRILRAKLGAVIYLLLLVFVGVMMLAAWQLRVSLLAAVQVVFTFSGRAV, encoded by the coding sequence ATGATAAGATATTCCAAAATTTCTGATACTCAATTGCTCGGGCTTTTAGATAAGTCTGATCATTCAGCATACACTGAAATCTATCAGCGTTATTTTAAGCTTATTTTCAGGCATGCGTTTAAGAAACTCCGTGATGAGGAGGTGGCCAGGGATGTGGTGCAGGATGTGTTCGCGGGTTTATGGCTTAAACGGTCGTCGTGTGCGGTGGAGGCTAACCTGGCGGGGTATTTATATATGGCTGTACGTAACCGGATCTTTAATTTCTGGGCGCATGAAAAGGTGGAAAGTGCGTATTGGGCTTCGCTGGTGGATGATGTGGGTATGGAAAGGTTTGCGGATGCGCCTACGGATCACCGGATCAGGGAGCGGCAGCTGATGGATTATATTGAGCTGCAGGTGCAGGAGCTGCCGCCGAAGATGCGGCGGATCTTTGAGCTGAGCCGGAAGGAATACCTGTCGCATAAGGAAATTGCGGAACGTCTGGATACTTCGGAGGGGAATGTTTCCAAGCAGGTGGGCAATGCGCTGCGGATCCTGCGGGCGAAGCTGGGGGCGGTTATTTACCTGCTGTTGCTGGTGTTTGTTGGTGTGATGATGCTGGCGGCTTGGCAGCTGAGGGTTTCCTTGCTGGCTGCGGTTCAGGTGGTTTTCACTTTTTCGGGGAGGGCGGTATGA
- a CDS encoding RHS repeat-associated core domain-containing protein: protein MPEGRVRNTGSSLKPEYIITDQQGNARISFEESTTAGVPVVRQENSYYGMGMNMTSTMALPALPNKNLYNGGSEWQNDYSNAPDYYQTLNRNYDAALGRFIAVDPMAEATESMSVYQYANNNPIMMNDPEGNYAQSLYYSFMSNPQAAEPSPFSDPNFYAKMRAAFKLRGTDNVWNLDGGGNWLTNDVNGNGGGGSGPG, encoded by the coding sequence ATGCCGGAAGGCCGGGTACGGAACACGGGCAGTTCTTTAAAACCCGAATACATCATCACCGATCAACAGGGAAATGCCAGGATCAGCTTTGAGGAAAGTACGACAGCCGGCGTACCAGTGGTTAGACAGGAGAACAGCTATTACGGAATGGGAATGAATATGACCAGCACCATGGCCTTGCCTGCATTACCTAATAAAAACCTGTATAACGGGGGCAGCGAATGGCAGAATGACTACAGTAATGCTCCGGACTATTACCAAACACTGAACCGGAATTATGATGCCGCTTTAGGCAGGTTTATTGCTGTTGATCCGATGGCAGAAGCTACGGAATCAATGAGCGTTTATCAGTATGCCAATAATAACCCGATCATGATGAATGACCCGGAGGGGAATTATGCGCAGTCATTGTACTACTCTTTCATGAGCAACCCGCAGGCGGCTGAACCGAGTCCTTTCTCTGATCCTAATTTCTATGCAAAAATGAGAGCGGCTTTTAAATTGCGCGGAACCGATAACGTGTGGAACCTAGATGGTGGCGGTAACTGGCTTACAAATGATGTTAATGGCAATGGTGGTGGCGGTTCTGGACCAGGTTAA
- a CDS encoding SDR family NAD(P)-dependent oxidoreductase has translation MDRIVYSFKTYPDQSGLSPYMIMSAKINLKEKAIVITGASSGAGRAAALAFAAEDLNLVLAARNEAALNEVKTECELLGAQAL, from the coding sequence GTGGATAGAATAGTTTATTCATTTAAAACTTATCCCGATCAATCCGGGTTATCACCTTACATGATCATGAGCGCTAAAATCAACCTAAAGGAAAAAGCTATAGTCATAACCGGTGCGTCTAGCGGAGCGGGGAGGGCGGCTGCGCTGGCATTTGCGGCAGAAGACTTGAACCTGGTGCTCGCGGCACGCAATGAGGCGGCATTGAACGAAGTTAAGACCGAATGTGAATTGCTGGGTGCGCAGGCCTTGTAG
- a CDS encoding DUF6443 domain-containing protein produces the protein MKRNAYHNGRFKVPFIFLLLLTLNIRISAQTYLTPPVTLTTAPAPGSYYNNTGITLTPNFSFAATAGNSLKFYIVAADCVPQTISLSANQNYILTSIPRTKGLTSNTMLAGRMTCELMQTVQYIDGLGRPLQTIQIKGSPLKKDIVQAFAYDQYGREAMKYLPYAATTTDGSYKSDALTGALTTFYNPGNTGASQQANGIPNTSFPFAQTGFESSPLNRVIEQGAPGSAWQLGTTPDAGSSSHSVRMVYTANDQSSTFSTAITGNNGSRIAALYTAGINSNQSRSLSRAGNNATYSPNQLSVTITRNENWQPANGCFNTTEEYKDKEGHVVLKRTYNIKGTAAEELSTYYVYDDLGNLSFVLPPGANPDAQAAISQATLDNRCYQYRYDARNRLVQKKVPGKGWEYIIYNKLDQPVATQDSVQRMKSPQEWMITKYDAIGRTVLSGIYQHTGGTAGTDYHATLQAAADTTSKQWETPVNSGNGYTANTWPKSWSTTLSVNYYDTYAGIPSFPGAYDQTANPAFSKQTTGLLTASKTLVLNTTGDYLWSVPYYDNEGQVVKSFTQHYVGGGSSLSMYNYDADSTVYNFVKQPTLVQRKHYLKNTNGTAGVLTLTERNSYAYDHMGRKQRTVHQLQDGSNAAQDSVILTRSDYNEVAQLKAKGLHSKNGGTNYLQTIDYRYNPRGWLSSINNANLNSDGGLTNNDSNDKFGEELSYDGATTAAKQYGGNIATAVWKSAPIIIGGTTITPVKQTYDYGYDNLNRLRSAVSTSSTAKDNLYGENVTYDNMGNITNLGRYDRIGTTKTQIDTLTYTYNHYQVNQVDDASTYSGAFGFQDPVKVANEYTYDGNGNELKDQNKGISSITYNLLNLPQLITKTDGSTVTYVYSAAGNKLRKILVAGGLTTTTEYENGIEYDNSTNTIAFIQTEEGRARKSGSNYVYEYDLKDHLGNTRVTLTPDPNDATQQTAKLLQENDFYAFGYGIQSTQQTISPKNEYLYNHKELQEETGLYDYGARFYDPVIGRWTSVDPLAEKGRRWSPYVYGFDNSLIFVDPDGMWPDWGRIARNTNDILAGAINALASDMTGANAPMSRHSSATVYNFGRRLGHVAAIFTGGAEFQAGGTAGAAGVVAAPESGGLSLGLTAAGGAVAAHGTFTIKNAIVNIVTGNGEDKGEVTGSNDAPTERYNRKQHYGNTPKKSDRNALNAQSGDVVDHDPPLVERYYEGDPSTGEKPGYLMTPEERKQSANDRTRMKLQPQSESNSQGGKAAKYSNEQKKKYGL, from the coding sequence ATGAAAAGAAATGCTTATCACAATGGCCGTTTTAAAGTACCATTTATATTCTTGTTGTTGCTTACGCTCAACATACGTATTTCGGCACAGACGTACCTTACGCCACCGGTAACGTTAACTACCGCACCAGCACCTGGCTCCTATTATAACAACACGGGCATCACGCTGACCCCAAACTTCAGTTTCGCGGCAACCGCAGGGAACAGTTTGAAGTTTTATATTGTAGCCGCTGACTGCGTTCCTCAAACCATATCGCTGAGCGCGAACCAGAACTATATCCTGACCTCGATACCACGAACAAAAGGTTTAACAAGCAATACCATGCTCGCCGGCCGGATGACCTGCGAGCTGATGCAGACGGTGCAGTATATAGACGGGTTGGGCAGGCCGCTGCAAACCATACAGATCAAAGGCTCGCCGTTAAAAAAAGACATTGTACAGGCATTTGCTTATGACCAGTACGGGCGGGAAGCGATGAAATACCTGCCGTATGCGGCTACCACTACCGATGGCAGTTATAAAAGCGATGCCCTGACCGGGGCGCTAACCACTTTTTATAACCCGGGTAATACCGGGGCTTCCCAGCAAGCCAATGGTATACCCAATACTTCCTTTCCATTCGCTCAAACGGGCTTCGAGTCCTCGCCCCTGAACCGGGTGATTGAGCAGGGAGCGCCGGGTTCTGCCTGGCAACTGGGCACAACACCCGATGCCGGCAGCAGCAGCCATTCGGTACGGATGGTATACACAGCGAATGACCAGAGCAGCACTTTCAGTACAGCAATAACAGGCAACAACGGCAGCCGGATAGCAGCCCTGTATACAGCTGGCATAAACAGCAATCAAAGCCGTTCCTTAAGCAGGGCTGGCAACAATGCCACCTACAGCCCCAACCAGCTATCGGTTACCATTACGCGTAATGAAAACTGGCAACCGGCAAATGGTTGTTTTAATACCACCGAAGAGTATAAAGACAAGGAAGGGCACGTGGTGCTGAAACGCACGTATAACATCAAGGGCACGGCAGCCGAAGAGCTCTCGACCTATTATGTGTATGACGACCTGGGTAACCTGAGCTTTGTATTACCCCCGGGAGCAAACCCGGACGCACAAGCGGCAATTTCGCAAGCAACATTGGATAATCGCTGCTACCAGTACCGTTATGATGCCAGGAACCGGCTGGTGCAAAAGAAGGTGCCGGGCAAAGGCTGGGAATACATAATCTACAACAAACTTGATCAACCGGTAGCCACCCAGGATTCGGTGCAGCGGATGAAATCACCGCAGGAATGGATGATCACTAAATATGACGCGATAGGAAGAACCGTGTTGTCGGGCATTTATCAGCATACAGGCGGTACAGCAGGAACAGATTACCATGCGACCCTGCAAGCCGCAGCGGACACCACCAGCAAACAGTGGGAAACACCGGTGAATAGCGGTAATGGCTATACCGCAAACACCTGGCCCAAGTCATGGTCAACCACGCTAAGTGTGAACTATTATGATACTTACGCAGGTATCCCAAGCTTTCCCGGGGCCTATGACCAAACGGCTAATCCCGCGTTCAGCAAACAAACCACAGGGCTGCTCACCGCCTCGAAAACATTGGTGCTGAACACCACCGGAGACTATTTGTGGAGCGTACCATACTATGATAACGAAGGGCAGGTGGTTAAATCATTCACGCAGCACTATGTGGGCGGAGGTTCATCGCTGAGCATGTATAACTATGATGCCGACAGCACGGTATATAACTTTGTTAAACAGCCCACGCTGGTACAACGGAAGCATTACCTGAAGAACACCAACGGAACTGCCGGAGTGCTTACCCTGACCGAACGGAACAGTTATGCCTACGATCATATGGGCCGTAAGCAAAGAACCGTCCACCAGTTACAGGATGGCAGTAATGCTGCACAGGATTCGGTGATCCTGACCCGGAGTGATTATAACGAGGTAGCCCAGCTAAAAGCCAAAGGGCTGCATTCAAAGAACGGCGGGACGAACTACCTGCAAACTATTGACTACCGTTATAACCCGAGGGGCTGGCTCAGCAGTATCAACAATGCCAACCTGAACAGCGACGGCGGCCTGACCAACAACGACAGCAATGATAAGTTTGGTGAGGAGTTAAGTTATGACGGAGCAACCACGGCAGCCAAACAATACGGCGGTAATATTGCCACCGCGGTTTGGAAATCGGCACCAATCATCATCGGCGGAACAACGATAACTCCTGTTAAACAAACCTATGATTATGGGTATGATAACCTGAACCGGCTCCGCTCGGCGGTATCAACCAGCAGTACGGCAAAAGATAACCTGTACGGGGAGAATGTGACCTATGATAATATGGGTAATATTACTAACCTGGGCAGGTATGATAGGATCGGCACTACCAAAACCCAGATTGATACGCTGACATATACGTATAACCATTACCAGGTAAACCAGGTGGATGATGCTTCAACCTATTCCGGAGCCTTCGGTTTCCAGGACCCGGTGAAGGTAGCGAATGAATATACCTATGATGGTAACGGCAATGAGCTGAAAGACCAGAACAAAGGCATTAGCAGTATTACATATAACTTACTAAACCTGCCGCAACTGATCACTAAAACCGACGGCAGTACGGTAACTTATGTATACAGCGCGGCAGGCAATAAGCTGCGGAAAATATTGGTAGCAGGAGGCCTCACCACAACCACAGAATACGAGAACGGTATTGAGTATGATAACAGCACCAACACCATCGCCTTTATCCAGACGGAGGAAGGCCGGGCAAGGAAAAGCGGAAGCAACTATGTGTACGAGTATGACCTGAAAGACCATTTGGGCAACACCAGGGTAACCCTGACACCTGACCCGAATGACGCTACCCAGCAAACAGCAAAACTGCTGCAGGAGAACGATTTCTATGCATTTGGGTATGGTATCCAGTCGACACAGCAAACCATTTCTCCTAAAAATGAATATCTTTATAACCATAAGGAGTTACAGGAAGAAACTGGGCTGTATGATTATGGGGCAAGGTTTTATGATCCGGTGATTGGGAGATGGACAAGCGTTGACCCCCTCGCTGAGAAAGGTAGAAGGTGGTCCCCGTATGTTTATGGGTTTGATAATTCTCTTATATTTGTTGATCCAGACGGAATGTGGCCGGATTGGGGGCGTATTGCGCGCAACACTAATGACATTTTAGCAGGCGCAATAAACGCATTGGCTTCCGATATGACAGGAGCAAATGCCCCAATGTCTCGACATTCGAGTGCGACAGTGTATAACTTTGGTCGAAGACTTGGCCACGTTGCCGCAATTTTTACAGGAGGTGCCGAATTTCAAGCAGGAGGAACAGCTGGCGCGGCGGGAGTTGTGGCTGCTCCCGAAAGTGGTGGATTATCATTAGGATTGACAGCAGCGGGGGGAGCCGTGGCTGCACATGGGACGTTTACGATAAAAAATGCTATAGTAAATATAGTCACAGGCAATGGGGAGGATAAAGGCGAGGTTACTGGAAGTAATGATGCTCCGACAGAGCGATATAACAGAAAACAACACTACGGAAATACTCCAAAAAAGTCTGATCGAAATGCTCTTAATGCTCAATCAGGTGACGTAGTGGATCATGATCCTCCATTGGTGGAACGCTACTATGAAGGAGATCCTAGTACAGGAGAAAAACCAGGTTACTTAATGACACCAGAGGAAAGGAAGCAAAGCGCTAACGATCGTACCAGAATGAAATTACAGCCCCAGTCAGAGTCGAATTCGCAGGGAGGCAAAGCCGCTAAATATTCTAATGAACAAAAGAAAAAATATGGTTTATAG
- a CDS encoding IPT/TIG domain-containing protein, producing MRFHKTCSLLLCSFILLCLNSCRNKVEFTPNVAIISLSKNYGRANERITITGTGFDENPAGNKVTFNGKTVTVTAATFYELTVLVPKGAETGEIRVTVKNNSATGPIFNYIYEMTVSTLAGNDYYAENVDGIGDKASFRDLYGIAVDSRGNIYITDRINHVVRKVSATGNTTTFAGNGSAGYKDGNNREASFYTPTELVVDRSDNIYVSDKYNEVIRKITPEGVVTTLAGKPGNLQHDGKGSGAGFWTIGAMTIDELDNVYVTDGGQIRKISPDGVVSTPVTSFGIIPTFGLTRDKDGFFYVSFANGVSKIIDSKVGYLNFMGDSELGYRDGLAMQARFRYIAQTLYDRHGNLIILDSDNGMIRELTITGDVITLLGKQGTTYPFHDGPADQATFNAPFRMAMDTKGSLYVLDETHRVRKIIFE from the coding sequence ATGCGATTTCATAAAACCTGCTCCCTGTTACTTTGCTCCTTCATTTTGCTGTGCCTTAACTCATGCCGGAATAAAGTTGAATTTACGCCAAACGTTGCGATTATCAGCCTAAGCAAAAATTATGGCCGTGCAAATGAGCGGATCACTATAACCGGAACCGGGTTTGACGAAAACCCGGCCGGTAATAAGGTTACCTTTAACGGCAAAACCGTAACCGTTACGGCGGCAACATTCTATGAACTTACGGTACTGGTGCCCAAGGGTGCGGAAACCGGTGAAATCCGGGTAACCGTCAAAAACAACAGTGCGACCGGGCCGATCTTCAATTATATCTATGAAATGACCGTCAGCACCCTGGCGGGGAATGACTACTATGCAGAAAACGTTGATGGAATAGGCGATAAAGCTTCATTTCGTGATTTATATGGCATAGCTGTAGATAGCCGTGGAAATATTTATATTACCGACCGGATTAATCACGTGGTAAGGAAAGTAAGTGCTACCGGCAATACAACAACCTTCGCAGGTAACGGATCGGCAGGCTACAAAGACGGCAATAACAGGGAAGCATCATTTTATACCCCGACCGAGCTTGTTGTGGACCGATCTGATAATATCTATGTTTCAGACAAATACAATGAAGTAATCCGTAAAATCACACCTGAGGGCGTAGTGACAACACTGGCAGGCAAGCCTGGGAATTTGCAGCATGATGGTAAAGGATCCGGCGCAGGCTTCTGGACTATCGGTGCGATGACGATAGATGAACTGGATAACGTATACGTTACAGATGGGGGCCAAATCAGAAAAATAAGCCCCGATGGCGTAGTAAGCACACCCGTCACTTCATTCGGAATCATTCCTACTTTCGGGCTTACGCGCGATAAAGATGGATTTTTTTATGTGAGCTTTGCGAACGGTGTAAGTAAGATAATTGACTCGAAGGTTGGTTATCTTAACTTTATGGGTGACAGTGAACTGGGATACCGCGACGGACTTGCAATGCAGGCAAGATTCAGGTATATAGCTCAAACTTTGTATGACAGACATGGGAACCTGATCATCTTAGATAGTGACAACGGAATGATTCGCGAACTGACCATAACAGGGGATGTAATCACACTCTTGGGAAAACAAGGCACTACCTATCCCTTCCATGACGGCCCCGCAGATCAAGCGACCTTTAATGCGCCTTTCCGGATGGCCATGGATACCAAAGGCAGTCTTTATGTGCTGGATGAAACGCATCGCGTTAGAAAAATTATATTTGAATAA
- a CDS encoding suppressor of fused domain protein — protein MNKRKNMVYSVKFYKEILKKHYIANWGNNYLEKTWNSGPINKLSNQFTVLEFPPHGERKMWTYATCGMSTFSQSSPIELHIFSKVQDDSLLELLSSVVYFHNVDQNLNLEHTVNFGKPWQLSSICTYGLISLPYLDGPDLEVLYSAEQDKTIHCYWLIPITLEERDFKIRYGLEALEEIFDSKNFNYIDNMRQSVV, from the coding sequence ATGAACAAAAGAAAAAATATGGTTTATAGTGTGAAGTTTTATAAAGAGATTCTCAAAAAGCATTACATCGCAAATTGGGGTAATAATTATCTTGAAAAAACCTGGAACAGTGGGCCGATAAATAAACTTTCGAATCAGTTTACGGTATTAGAATTTCCTCCACATGGGGAGCGGAAAATGTGGACTTACGCTACTTGTGGAATGTCAACTTTTTCACAAAGTTCGCCAATTGAATTACATATATTTTCTAAAGTACAGGATGACTCTTTGCTAGAATTGCTCTCAAGTGTTGTGTATTTTCACAATGTTGATCAAAATCTTAATTTAGAACATACCGTCAATTTTGGGAAGCCTTGGCAATTATCATCAATATGTACATATGGTTTGATCTCGCTGCCTTATCTTGATGGGCCGGATCTCGAAGTGCTATACTCAGCAGAACAAGATAAAACAATACATTGTTATTGGCTTATTCCTATTACTTTAGAAGAACGAGATTTTAAAATTCGTTATGGCTTGGAAGCTCTGGAAGAAATCTTCGACAGTAAAAACTTCAATTATATCGACAATATGCGACAAAGTGTTGTATGA
- a CDS encoding SMI1/KNR4 family protein has product MSNYKDLINNSDVVFANSKSNSISLKRLNEIVNDQSYISFIDKICNGGYFYDRALQIYSIKTDKEYNNIFRINQVIADEYKEIVEGIFFFAQEIFSNQFGFSKEGIVFFNIETGEKEVVANNFDEWVDVILDDISYYTGQNISREWKEKGGLLELNMRLCPTKPFIIGGEYEVDNLSSQTFPGYISSNANIARQIYNLPDGTPVRLKITE; this is encoded by the coding sequence ATGAGTAATTATAAAGATTTAATTAATAATTCAGATGTAGTTTTCGCAAACTCCAAGTCAAATTCGATTTCTTTAAAAAGGTTGAATGAAATAGTTAACGACCAATCTTATATATCTTTTATAGACAAGATTTGCAACGGAGGATATTTTTACGACCGCGCGCTGCAAATTTATTCTATCAAAACAGATAAGGAGTACAACAATATCTTTCGCATAAATCAAGTTATAGCGGATGAGTACAAAGAGATAGTCGAAGGCATCTTCTTTTTTGCTCAGGAAATTTTTTCCAACCAGTTCGGTTTCTCAAAAGAGGGAATTGTTTTTTTTAATATAGAAACAGGTGAGAAGGAAGTTGTTGCCAATAACTTTGACGAATGGGTCGACGTTATTTTGGATGACATTTCATATTACACCGGACAGAATATATCAAGAGAATGGAAGGAAAAGGGAGGACTATTAGAATTAAACATGAGATTATGTCCAACAAAACCCTTTATCATTGGCGGAGAATATGAGGTGGATAACTTGTCAAGCCAGACTTTTCCTGGGTATATTTCTTCTAATGCCAATATAGCTCGCCAGATATATAATCTGCCAGATGGCACCCCCGTTCGACTTAAAATAACGGAGTAA
- a CDS encoding NUMOD4 domain-containing protein — MTVLNINDIYLNRSLADLPGEIWKDVPGFEGSYQASSLGRVKSLDRTVPHPQLYKQFVKGRILKQSVHKIITRFQMYP; from the coding sequence ATGACCGTTTTAAATATTAACGATATTTACCTGAATAGATCATTAGCTGATCTGCCCGGCGAAATCTGGAAAGACGTACCGGGTTTTGAAGGCTCCTACCAGGCATCCAGCCTCGGGAGGGTAAAATCACTGGACAGGACGGTACCGCACCCACAGCTGTATAAGCAGTTCGTAAAAGGCCGCATCCTAAAGCAATCCGTTCATAAAATAATAACCAGGTTTCAGATGTACCCATGA